A window of Festucalex cinctus isolate MCC-2025b chromosome 6, RoL_Fcin_1.0, whole genome shotgun sequence contains these coding sequences:
- the nup133 gene encoding nuclear pore complex protein Nup133 isoform X1, translating to MFSPRSGPSSARRQQNKTPARRTSSSLLLTPRRTTLSARPTLTREQSHAASDDLNYDVQTFGSLLPVKVMEALTALNDEEQISVKVSESGWAWLVCGDRLVIWKICQTAVAKLCLCKELQLPASQYDVTADHVAVTSAGPLDAAPVRAVSVLAVAPQGAARLWPSLSQEGNYAEADLDLGDLCSFVVAVTGGTFVVSSAKSRMLRVGMDASGRLQCRALHEGQGVLSGIGRRVSSLFSILSPPANDALRSLLWAGASGCLYTLTDSRLNKWEVGESSEQQTLSWDVRRALNESIADAIWGSEGNYEEMRDGVNVTFLDVKLGQTGLVVLAAAWHPSDTPCLVYFCLVTLQDLGAAISNQFTVEVTNHNPPFQSESELHAMRFLLPPSPGTTAFLYDDELVFACSTGSGRAGLPDERIPFNSPGDGVRGGGCCANLPVFFSQNSGLVAVVARESASILPETVEDSLCSSLAAAPDVSMMEQPGRAEPVAQEDKPKLLKAAFLKFCRNDLVGSQALIDELFPTGEDAAEGSELDAMVTQIDLDLLDDYPASDPRWAESVPDESAGFPLTSLIILHQLEDKMKAHSCFMDFLLQAGLLERLGCVAVRSSPMATRLLLCEHAEKLQAAMVLKNQHAKHSELVNRAIAAALRRNDTVVPASLTGADVFFREVSQISSIFDCLLEEEERSLRENPVDSVEWAEVVLTVNTIIKDMLQAAGQYRVSKASMYRASEHGAVEAEYIPWTALGGAGGVRTVICRQHELVLRSMYPHANSELRSALCEHLVALLDFYLGGYVAQLNSLKRQQTQERYNSLEMEYSQRRSELLAPLLELGQYQWVALLAEKYCDFDILVQMCELTDNQSRLQHYMSKFADQNFADFLFRWYMEKGKRGKLLSQPAAQHQQLAGFLQAHQHLSWLHDMHVNHFQHAHRTLYKQANMETRYFAKKKTLLALSKLAALASDLPVDELGKQVDEIVEQERFLLHQETLPRQLLEDKQQNPDTMPPLSAHQLVQLYICDDNRRANEYDFKKALDLLQYIHEQEDDVNIHALKCQIMGKALRRDDWTCVDGNDDPLEAAKDSVFVKILDMLAQEGVRLQTYLPEVKELLELDELSALKSKPYFEFVLRANYEHYLQAQM from the exons ATGTTTTCTCCACGTTCCGGCCCGAGTTCGGCCCGCCGGCAGCAGAACAAAACCCCGGCCAGGAGAACGTCCAGCAGCCTGCTGCTCACACCGCGGAGGACGACTCTGTCGGCGAG ACCTACGCTAACTCGCGAGCAGAGTCACGCCGCTTCCGACGACCTCAACTATGACGTGCAAACATTTGGCTCTTTGCTTCCTGTCAAAGTGATGGAGGCGTTGACCGCGCTCAATG ACGAGGAGCAGATCTCGGTGAAGGTGAGCGAGAGTGGCTGGGCTTGGCTGGTTTGCGGCGACAGACTCGTCATCTGGAAGATCTGCCAGACGGCCGTGGCCAAG CTGTGCTTGTGCAAGGAGCTCCAGCTGCCCGCCAGCCAGTACGACGTCACGGCCGACCACGTGGCGGTGACGTCGGCCGGCCCGCTGGACGCGGCACCCGTGCGGGCCGTGTCCGTGCTGGCCGTGGCACCCCAGGGCGCCGCTCGCCTGTGGCCCAGCCTGTCCCAGGAGGGCAACTACGCGGAGGCCGACCTGGACCTGGGCGACCTGTGCTCCTTTGTGGTGGCGGTCACT GGCGGCACCTTCGTGGTGTCGTCGGCGAAGAGTCGCATGTTGCGCGTGGGGATGGACGCTTCCGGAAGGCTTCAGTGCAGAGCGCTGCACGAGGGCCAAGGCGTGTTGTCGGGCATCGGGCGGCGAGTGTCCAGCCTCTTCAGCATCCTGTCGCCGCCCGCCAATGACGCC CTCCGCAGCTTGCTGTGGGCGGGCGCAAGCGGCTGCCTCTACACGCTGACCGACTCGCGCCTCAACAAATGGGAAGTGGGCGAGAGCTCGGAGCAGCAGACGCTCAGCTGGGACGTCCGGCGAGCCCTGAACGAGAGCATCGCCGACGCCATTTGG GGCTCGGAGGGCAACTACGAGGAAATGCGTGACGGCGTCAATGTGACCTTTCTGGACGTGAAGCTGGGCCA GACGGGCCTGGTGGTCCTGGCCGCCGCCTGGCACCCGTCCGACACGCCCTGCCTGGTCTACTTCTGCCTGGTCACTTTGCAGGACCTCGGCGCCGCCATCTCCAACCAGTTCACCGTGGAAGTCACCAACCACAACCCTCCCTTCCAG AGCGAGTCGGAGCTGCACGCCATGCGCTTCCTCTTGCCGCCTTCTCCCGGCACCACCGCCTTCCTCTACGACGACGAGCTGGTTTTCGCCTGCTCCACAGGAAGCGGCAGGGCGGGCCTTCCCGACGAGCGCATCCCCTTCAACTCGCCCG GTGACGGCGTGCGCGGCGGCGGCTGCTGCGCCAACCTGCCCGTCTTCTTCTCCCAGAATAGCGGGCTGGTGGCCGTGGTGGCTCGCGAGAGCGCCTCCATCCTGCCCGAGACGGTGGAAGACTCGCTGTGCTCGTCCCTGGCGGCGGCACCAGAC GTGTCCATGATGGAGCAACCCGGCCGAGCTGAGCCAGTAGCTCAAGAGGACAAGCCCAAGCTCCTGAAGGCAGCATTCTTGAAGTTCTGCCG GAACGACCTGGTTGGCTCGCAGGCGCTCATCGACGAACTCTTCCCGACTGGTGAGGACGCGGCGGAGGGCAGCGAGCTGGACGCCATGGTGACCCAGATCGACTTGGACCTGCTGGACGACTACCCGGCCTCAGACCCCCGCTGGGCGGAGTCTGTGCCTGACG AGAGCGCTGGGTTCCCGCTGACGTCCCTCATCATCCTCCACCAGCTGGAGGACAAGATGAAGGCTCACAGCTGCTTCATGGACTTCCTGCTTCAG GCGGGTCTCCTGGAGCGCCTCGGCTGCGTCGCGGTGCGCTCGTCGCCCATGGCCACGCGGCTGCTGCTGTGCGAGCACGCCGAGAAGCTGCAGGCGGCCATGGTGTTGAAGAACCAGCACGCCAAGCACAGCGAGCTGGTCAACCGCGCCATCGCCGCCGCGCTGCGCCGGAACGACACCGTCGTGCCGGCCAGCCTCACCGGGGCCGACGTCTTCTTCCGAGAG GTCTCGCAGATCTCCAGCATCTTTGATTGTCTtctggaggaagaggagaggagCTTGAGGGAGAACCCGGTGGACTCGGTGGAATGGGCCGAGGTGGTCCTGACCGTCAACACCATCATCAAG gataTGCTTCAGGCTGCGGGGCAGTACAGAGTGAGCAAAGCGTCCATGTACAGAGCATCCGAGCATGGCGCAGTAGAGGCAGAGTACATCCCGTGGACAG cGCTTGGCGGCGCCGGTGGCGTCCGCACGGTCATCTGCCGCCAGCACGAGCTCGTCCTGCGCTCCATGTACCCCCACGCCAACTCGGAGCTGCGTAGCGCGCTGTGCGAGCACCTTGTGGCGCTGTTGGACTTCTACCTGGGCGGCTACGTGGCCCAGCTCAACTCCCTGAAGCGGCAGCAGACGCAAGAACGCTACAACAGCCTGGAAATGGAGTACAGTCAGCGGCGCTCCGAGCTCCTGGCGCCGCTCC TGGAGCTGGGCCAGTACCAGTGGGTGGCGCTGCTGGCCGAGAAGTACTGCGACTTTGACATCCTGGTCCAAATGTGCGAGCTGACTGACAACCAGAGCCGCCTGCAGCACTACATGAGCAAATTTGCGGACCAG AACTTTGCGGACTTCCTGTTCCGCTGGTACATGGAGAAAGGCAAGCGAGGAAAGCTTCTGTCGCAGCCGGCCGCCCAGCACCAGCAGCTGGCCGGATTCCTGCAAGCGCATCAGCACCTCAGCTGGCTGCACGACATGCACGTCAACCACTTCCAACAC GCCCACAGGACGCTGTACAAGCAGGCCAACATGGAGACGCGTTACTTCGCCAAGAAGAAGACTTTGCTGGCTCTCAGCAAGCTCGCGGCGCTGGCGTCCGATCTCCCGGTAGACGAGCTGGGCAAACAAGTTGACG AAATTGTGGAGCAGGAGCGCTTCCTGCTGCACCAGGAGACGTTGCCCAGGCAACTTCTGGAGGACAAGCAGCAGAACCCCGACACCATGCCGCCTCTCAGCGCTCACCAGCTGGTCCAG CTTTACATCTGCGACGACAACCGCAGGGCCAACGAGTACGACTTCAAAAAGGCTTTGGATCTCCTCCAGTACATCCacgag CAGGAAGACGACGTCAACATCCACGCGCTCAAGTGCCAAATTATGGGAAAAGCCCTCAGGAGAGACGA TTGGACGTGCGTCGACGGCAACGACGACCCGCTGGAGGCCGCCAAGGACAGCGTCTTCGTCAAGATTCTCGACATGCTCGCACAGGAAG GTGTCCGACTGCAGACGTACCTGCCGGAGGTGAAGGAGCTGCTGGAGCTGGACGAGCTGAGCGCTCTCAAGTCCAAACCGTACTTTGAGTTTGTGCTGCGAGCAAATTACGAACATTACCTGCAGGCGCAGATGTGA
- the nup133 gene encoding nuclear pore complex protein Nup133 isoform X3, with amino-acid sequence MEALTALNDEEQISVKVSESGWAWLVCGDRLVIWKICQTAVAKLCLCKELQLPASQYDVTADHVAVTSAGPLDAAPVRAVSVLAVAPQGAARLWPSLSQEGNYAEADLDLGDLCSFVVAVTGGTFVVSSAKSRMLRVGMDASGRLQCRALHEGQGVLSGIGRRVSSLFSILSPPANDALRSLLWAGASGCLYTLTDSRLNKWEVGESSEQQTLSWDVRRALNESIADAIWGSEGNYEEMRDGVNVTFLDVKLGQTGLVVLAAAWHPSDTPCLVYFCLVTLQDLGAAISNQFTVEVTNHNPPFQSESELHAMRFLLPPSPGTTAFLYDDELVFACSTGSGRAGLPDERIPFNSPGDGVRGGGCCANLPVFFSQNSGLVAVVARESASILPETVEDSLCSSLAAAPDVSMMEQPGRAEPVAQEDKPKLLKAAFLKFCRNDLVGSQALIDELFPTGEDAAEGSELDAMVTQIDLDLLDDYPASDPRWAESVPDESAGFPLTSLIILHQLEDKMKAHSCFMDFLLQAGLLERLGCVAVRSSPMATRLLLCEHAEKLQAAMVLKNQHAKHSELVNRAIAAALRRNDTVVPASLTGADVFFREVSQISSIFDCLLEEEERSLRENPVDSVEWAEVVLTVNTIIKDMLQAAGQYRVSKASMYRASEHGAVEAEYIPWTALGGAGGVRTVICRQHELVLRSMYPHANSELRSALCEHLVALLDFYLGGYVAQLNSLKRQQTQERYNSLEMEYSQRRSELLAPLLELGQYQWVALLAEKYCDFDILVQMCELTDNQSRLQHYMSKFADQNFADFLFRWYMEKGKRGKLLSQPAAQHQQLAGFLQAHQHLSWLHDMHVNHFQHAHRTLYKQANMETRYFAKKKTLLALSKLAALASDLPVDELGKQVDEIVEQERFLLHQETLPRQLLEDKQQNPDTMPPLSAHQLVQLYICDDNRRANEYDFKKALDLLQYIHEQEDDVNIHALKCQIMGKALRRDDWTCVDGNDDPLEAAKDSVFVKILDMLAQEGVRLQTYLPEVKELLELDELSALKSKPYFEFVLRANYEHYLQAQM; translated from the exons ATGGAGGCGTTGACCGCGCTCAATG ACGAGGAGCAGATCTCGGTGAAGGTGAGCGAGAGTGGCTGGGCTTGGCTGGTTTGCGGCGACAGACTCGTCATCTGGAAGATCTGCCAGACGGCCGTGGCCAAG CTGTGCTTGTGCAAGGAGCTCCAGCTGCCCGCCAGCCAGTACGACGTCACGGCCGACCACGTGGCGGTGACGTCGGCCGGCCCGCTGGACGCGGCACCCGTGCGGGCCGTGTCCGTGCTGGCCGTGGCACCCCAGGGCGCCGCTCGCCTGTGGCCCAGCCTGTCCCAGGAGGGCAACTACGCGGAGGCCGACCTGGACCTGGGCGACCTGTGCTCCTTTGTGGTGGCGGTCACT GGCGGCACCTTCGTGGTGTCGTCGGCGAAGAGTCGCATGTTGCGCGTGGGGATGGACGCTTCCGGAAGGCTTCAGTGCAGAGCGCTGCACGAGGGCCAAGGCGTGTTGTCGGGCATCGGGCGGCGAGTGTCCAGCCTCTTCAGCATCCTGTCGCCGCCCGCCAATGACGCC CTCCGCAGCTTGCTGTGGGCGGGCGCAAGCGGCTGCCTCTACACGCTGACCGACTCGCGCCTCAACAAATGGGAAGTGGGCGAGAGCTCGGAGCAGCAGACGCTCAGCTGGGACGTCCGGCGAGCCCTGAACGAGAGCATCGCCGACGCCATTTGG GGCTCGGAGGGCAACTACGAGGAAATGCGTGACGGCGTCAATGTGACCTTTCTGGACGTGAAGCTGGGCCA GACGGGCCTGGTGGTCCTGGCCGCCGCCTGGCACCCGTCCGACACGCCCTGCCTGGTCTACTTCTGCCTGGTCACTTTGCAGGACCTCGGCGCCGCCATCTCCAACCAGTTCACCGTGGAAGTCACCAACCACAACCCTCCCTTCCAG AGCGAGTCGGAGCTGCACGCCATGCGCTTCCTCTTGCCGCCTTCTCCCGGCACCACCGCCTTCCTCTACGACGACGAGCTGGTTTTCGCCTGCTCCACAGGAAGCGGCAGGGCGGGCCTTCCCGACGAGCGCATCCCCTTCAACTCGCCCG GTGACGGCGTGCGCGGCGGCGGCTGCTGCGCCAACCTGCCCGTCTTCTTCTCCCAGAATAGCGGGCTGGTGGCCGTGGTGGCTCGCGAGAGCGCCTCCATCCTGCCCGAGACGGTGGAAGACTCGCTGTGCTCGTCCCTGGCGGCGGCACCAGAC GTGTCCATGATGGAGCAACCCGGCCGAGCTGAGCCAGTAGCTCAAGAGGACAAGCCCAAGCTCCTGAAGGCAGCATTCTTGAAGTTCTGCCG GAACGACCTGGTTGGCTCGCAGGCGCTCATCGACGAACTCTTCCCGACTGGTGAGGACGCGGCGGAGGGCAGCGAGCTGGACGCCATGGTGACCCAGATCGACTTGGACCTGCTGGACGACTACCCGGCCTCAGACCCCCGCTGGGCGGAGTCTGTGCCTGACG AGAGCGCTGGGTTCCCGCTGACGTCCCTCATCATCCTCCACCAGCTGGAGGACAAGATGAAGGCTCACAGCTGCTTCATGGACTTCCTGCTTCAG GCGGGTCTCCTGGAGCGCCTCGGCTGCGTCGCGGTGCGCTCGTCGCCCATGGCCACGCGGCTGCTGCTGTGCGAGCACGCCGAGAAGCTGCAGGCGGCCATGGTGTTGAAGAACCAGCACGCCAAGCACAGCGAGCTGGTCAACCGCGCCATCGCCGCCGCGCTGCGCCGGAACGACACCGTCGTGCCGGCCAGCCTCACCGGGGCCGACGTCTTCTTCCGAGAG GTCTCGCAGATCTCCAGCATCTTTGATTGTCTtctggaggaagaggagaggagCTTGAGGGAGAACCCGGTGGACTCGGTGGAATGGGCCGAGGTGGTCCTGACCGTCAACACCATCATCAAG gataTGCTTCAGGCTGCGGGGCAGTACAGAGTGAGCAAAGCGTCCATGTACAGAGCATCCGAGCATGGCGCAGTAGAGGCAGAGTACATCCCGTGGACAG cGCTTGGCGGCGCCGGTGGCGTCCGCACGGTCATCTGCCGCCAGCACGAGCTCGTCCTGCGCTCCATGTACCCCCACGCCAACTCGGAGCTGCGTAGCGCGCTGTGCGAGCACCTTGTGGCGCTGTTGGACTTCTACCTGGGCGGCTACGTGGCCCAGCTCAACTCCCTGAAGCGGCAGCAGACGCAAGAACGCTACAACAGCCTGGAAATGGAGTACAGTCAGCGGCGCTCCGAGCTCCTGGCGCCGCTCC TGGAGCTGGGCCAGTACCAGTGGGTGGCGCTGCTGGCCGAGAAGTACTGCGACTTTGACATCCTGGTCCAAATGTGCGAGCTGACTGACAACCAGAGCCGCCTGCAGCACTACATGAGCAAATTTGCGGACCAG AACTTTGCGGACTTCCTGTTCCGCTGGTACATGGAGAAAGGCAAGCGAGGAAAGCTTCTGTCGCAGCCGGCCGCCCAGCACCAGCAGCTGGCCGGATTCCTGCAAGCGCATCAGCACCTCAGCTGGCTGCACGACATGCACGTCAACCACTTCCAACAC GCCCACAGGACGCTGTACAAGCAGGCCAACATGGAGACGCGTTACTTCGCCAAGAAGAAGACTTTGCTGGCTCTCAGCAAGCTCGCGGCGCTGGCGTCCGATCTCCCGGTAGACGAGCTGGGCAAACAAGTTGACG AAATTGTGGAGCAGGAGCGCTTCCTGCTGCACCAGGAGACGTTGCCCAGGCAACTTCTGGAGGACAAGCAGCAGAACCCCGACACCATGCCGCCTCTCAGCGCTCACCAGCTGGTCCAG CTTTACATCTGCGACGACAACCGCAGGGCCAACGAGTACGACTTCAAAAAGGCTTTGGATCTCCTCCAGTACATCCacgag CAGGAAGACGACGTCAACATCCACGCGCTCAAGTGCCAAATTATGGGAAAAGCCCTCAGGAGAGACGA TTGGACGTGCGTCGACGGCAACGACGACCCGCTGGAGGCCGCCAAGGACAGCGTCTTCGTCAAGATTCTCGACATGCTCGCACAGGAAG GTGTCCGACTGCAGACGTACCTGCCGGAGGTGAAGGAGCTGCTGGAGCTGGACGAGCTGAGCGCTCTCAAGTCCAAACCGTACTTTGAGTTTGTGCTGCGAGCAAATTACGAACATTACCTGCAGGCGCAGATGTGA
- the nup133 gene encoding nuclear pore complex protein Nup133 isoform X2, with protein MFSPRSGPSSARRQQNKTPARRTSSSLLLTPRRTTLSARPTLTREQSHAASDDLNYDVQTFGSLLPVKVMEALTALNDEEQISVKVSESGWAWLVCGDRLVIWKICQTAVAKLCLCKELQLPASQYDVTADHVAVTSAGPLDAAPVRAVSVLAVAPQGAARLWPSLSQEGNYAEADLDLGDLCSFVVAVTGGTFVVSSAKSRMLRVGMDASGRLQCRALHEGQGVLSGIGRRVSSLFSILSPPANDALRSLLWAGASGCLYTLTDSRLNKWEVGESSEQQTLSWDVRRALNESIADAIWGSEGNYEEMRDGVNVTFLDVKLGQTGLVVLAAAWHPSDTPCLVYFCLVTLQDLGAAISNQFTVEVTNHNPPFQSESELHAMRFLLPPSPGTTAFLYDDELVFACSTGSGRAGLPDERIPFNSPGDGVRGGGCCANLPVFFSQNSGLVAVVARESASILPETVEDSLCSSLAAAPDVSMMEQPGRAEPVAQEDKPKLLKAAFLKFCRNDLVGSQALIDELFPTGEDAAEGSELDAMVTQIDLDLLDDYPASDPRWAESVPDESAGFPLTSLIILHQLEDKMKAHSCFMDFLLQAGLLERLGCVAVRSSPMATRLLLCEHAEKLQAAMVLKNQHAKHSELVNRAIAAALRRNDTVVPASLTGADVFFREVSQISSIFDCLLEEEERSLRENPVDSVEWAEVVLTVNTIIKDMLQAAGQYRVSKASMYRASEHGAVEAEYIPWTALGGAGGVRTVICRQHELVLRSMYPHANSELRSALCEHLVALLDFYLGGYVAQLNSLKRQQTQERYNSLEMEYSQRRSELLAPLLELGQYQWVALLAEKYCDFDILVQMCELTDNQSRLQHYMSKFADQNFADFLFRWYMEKGKRGKLLSQPAAQHQQLAGFLQAHQHLSWLHDMHVNHFQHAHRTLYKQANMETRYFAKKKTLLALSKLAALASDLPVDELGKQVDEIVEQERFLLHQETLPRQLLEDKQQNPDTMPPLSAHQLVQLYICDDNRRANEYDFKKALDLLQYIHEQEDDVNIHALKCQIMGKALRRDDWTCVDGNDDPLEAAKDSVFVKILDMLAQEELSWPRPRLVAGQSSAAHGDHSTACGLRHY; from the exons ATGTTTTCTCCACGTTCCGGCCCGAGTTCGGCCCGCCGGCAGCAGAACAAAACCCCGGCCAGGAGAACGTCCAGCAGCCTGCTGCTCACACCGCGGAGGACGACTCTGTCGGCGAG ACCTACGCTAACTCGCGAGCAGAGTCACGCCGCTTCCGACGACCTCAACTATGACGTGCAAACATTTGGCTCTTTGCTTCCTGTCAAAGTGATGGAGGCGTTGACCGCGCTCAATG ACGAGGAGCAGATCTCGGTGAAGGTGAGCGAGAGTGGCTGGGCTTGGCTGGTTTGCGGCGACAGACTCGTCATCTGGAAGATCTGCCAGACGGCCGTGGCCAAG CTGTGCTTGTGCAAGGAGCTCCAGCTGCCCGCCAGCCAGTACGACGTCACGGCCGACCACGTGGCGGTGACGTCGGCCGGCCCGCTGGACGCGGCACCCGTGCGGGCCGTGTCCGTGCTGGCCGTGGCACCCCAGGGCGCCGCTCGCCTGTGGCCCAGCCTGTCCCAGGAGGGCAACTACGCGGAGGCCGACCTGGACCTGGGCGACCTGTGCTCCTTTGTGGTGGCGGTCACT GGCGGCACCTTCGTGGTGTCGTCGGCGAAGAGTCGCATGTTGCGCGTGGGGATGGACGCTTCCGGAAGGCTTCAGTGCAGAGCGCTGCACGAGGGCCAAGGCGTGTTGTCGGGCATCGGGCGGCGAGTGTCCAGCCTCTTCAGCATCCTGTCGCCGCCCGCCAATGACGCC CTCCGCAGCTTGCTGTGGGCGGGCGCAAGCGGCTGCCTCTACACGCTGACCGACTCGCGCCTCAACAAATGGGAAGTGGGCGAGAGCTCGGAGCAGCAGACGCTCAGCTGGGACGTCCGGCGAGCCCTGAACGAGAGCATCGCCGACGCCATTTGG GGCTCGGAGGGCAACTACGAGGAAATGCGTGACGGCGTCAATGTGACCTTTCTGGACGTGAAGCTGGGCCA GACGGGCCTGGTGGTCCTGGCCGCCGCCTGGCACCCGTCCGACACGCCCTGCCTGGTCTACTTCTGCCTGGTCACTTTGCAGGACCTCGGCGCCGCCATCTCCAACCAGTTCACCGTGGAAGTCACCAACCACAACCCTCCCTTCCAG AGCGAGTCGGAGCTGCACGCCATGCGCTTCCTCTTGCCGCCTTCTCCCGGCACCACCGCCTTCCTCTACGACGACGAGCTGGTTTTCGCCTGCTCCACAGGAAGCGGCAGGGCGGGCCTTCCCGACGAGCGCATCCCCTTCAACTCGCCCG GTGACGGCGTGCGCGGCGGCGGCTGCTGCGCCAACCTGCCCGTCTTCTTCTCCCAGAATAGCGGGCTGGTGGCCGTGGTGGCTCGCGAGAGCGCCTCCATCCTGCCCGAGACGGTGGAAGACTCGCTGTGCTCGTCCCTGGCGGCGGCACCAGAC GTGTCCATGATGGAGCAACCCGGCCGAGCTGAGCCAGTAGCTCAAGAGGACAAGCCCAAGCTCCTGAAGGCAGCATTCTTGAAGTTCTGCCG GAACGACCTGGTTGGCTCGCAGGCGCTCATCGACGAACTCTTCCCGACTGGTGAGGACGCGGCGGAGGGCAGCGAGCTGGACGCCATGGTGACCCAGATCGACTTGGACCTGCTGGACGACTACCCGGCCTCAGACCCCCGCTGGGCGGAGTCTGTGCCTGACG AGAGCGCTGGGTTCCCGCTGACGTCCCTCATCATCCTCCACCAGCTGGAGGACAAGATGAAGGCTCACAGCTGCTTCATGGACTTCCTGCTTCAG GCGGGTCTCCTGGAGCGCCTCGGCTGCGTCGCGGTGCGCTCGTCGCCCATGGCCACGCGGCTGCTGCTGTGCGAGCACGCCGAGAAGCTGCAGGCGGCCATGGTGTTGAAGAACCAGCACGCCAAGCACAGCGAGCTGGTCAACCGCGCCATCGCCGCCGCGCTGCGCCGGAACGACACCGTCGTGCCGGCCAGCCTCACCGGGGCCGACGTCTTCTTCCGAGAG GTCTCGCAGATCTCCAGCATCTTTGATTGTCTtctggaggaagaggagaggagCTTGAGGGAGAACCCGGTGGACTCGGTGGAATGGGCCGAGGTGGTCCTGACCGTCAACACCATCATCAAG gataTGCTTCAGGCTGCGGGGCAGTACAGAGTGAGCAAAGCGTCCATGTACAGAGCATCCGAGCATGGCGCAGTAGAGGCAGAGTACATCCCGTGGACAG cGCTTGGCGGCGCCGGTGGCGTCCGCACGGTCATCTGCCGCCAGCACGAGCTCGTCCTGCGCTCCATGTACCCCCACGCCAACTCGGAGCTGCGTAGCGCGCTGTGCGAGCACCTTGTGGCGCTGTTGGACTTCTACCTGGGCGGCTACGTGGCCCAGCTCAACTCCCTGAAGCGGCAGCAGACGCAAGAACGCTACAACAGCCTGGAAATGGAGTACAGTCAGCGGCGCTCCGAGCTCCTGGCGCCGCTCC TGGAGCTGGGCCAGTACCAGTGGGTGGCGCTGCTGGCCGAGAAGTACTGCGACTTTGACATCCTGGTCCAAATGTGCGAGCTGACTGACAACCAGAGCCGCCTGCAGCACTACATGAGCAAATTTGCGGACCAG AACTTTGCGGACTTCCTGTTCCGCTGGTACATGGAGAAAGGCAAGCGAGGAAAGCTTCTGTCGCAGCCGGCCGCCCAGCACCAGCAGCTGGCCGGATTCCTGCAAGCGCATCAGCACCTCAGCTGGCTGCACGACATGCACGTCAACCACTTCCAACAC GCCCACAGGACGCTGTACAAGCAGGCCAACATGGAGACGCGTTACTTCGCCAAGAAGAAGACTTTGCTGGCTCTCAGCAAGCTCGCGGCGCTGGCGTCCGATCTCCCGGTAGACGAGCTGGGCAAACAAGTTGACG AAATTGTGGAGCAGGAGCGCTTCCTGCTGCACCAGGAGACGTTGCCCAGGCAACTTCTGGAGGACAAGCAGCAGAACCCCGACACCATGCCGCCTCTCAGCGCTCACCAGCTGGTCCAG CTTTACATCTGCGACGACAACCGCAGGGCCAACGAGTACGACTTCAAAAAGGCTTTGGATCTCCTCCAGTACATCCacgag CAGGAAGACGACGTCAACATCCACGCGCTCAAGTGCCAAATTATGGGAAAAGCCCTCAGGAGAGACGA TTGGACGTGCGTCGACGGCAACGACGACCCGCTGGAGGCCGCCAAGGACAGCGTCTTCGTCAAGATTCTCGACATGCTCGCACAGGAAG